TTGACCAAGAAACCCGTAAGTTGTTTATGTCGACTTTTGATCAGATTAATCAAGAGTTACAAAATCTATTTCCAAAAGTTTTTAATGGTGGTGAAGCCAGTTTAAGCCTTGAGGATGATTGGCAATCTGGGGTTAAGCTCATGGCGAGACCCCCAGGTAAGAAAAACAGTTCTCTAGCATTACTTTCCGGTGGAGAAAAAGCGTTAACAGCGTTAGCATTAGTATTTGCTATTTTCAGGTTAAATCCGGCACCGTTTTGTGTACTCGATGAAGTGGACGCTCCACTCGACGATGCGAATGTACAGAGATATTGTAATTTGGTAAAAGAGCTTTCTGAACATGTACAATTCATTTACATTACACATAATAAGCTGGCGATGACCATGGCAACTGACTTGTTGGGTGTAACCATGCCTGAACCGGGTACATCAAAATTAGTCACTGTCAATTTAGAACAGGCAAAAGAATACGGGTTAGTTTCGGAGTCATAGAATGGAAATCAATACGATTATTGGCATCGTTGTTGCCATTATTATCATGCTAATTGGCTTAAGAATGATTTTAAAAAAGCCGAACCATGCTGAACCCTCGCTAGACAGTGATTTGCATATTAATCCTGAAAGTAATCAACCGGTTATCCCTCGTCATGTACGAGATCAACTTGAACAGCCAGAAGTTACTGTTGCGTCAGCAGCCGTTGCTGAACGAGTGGAACCAACTTTAAGCGAGCCAGCACAGTCAGAAGAAAAGGGAACAAAAGAACTAGAACAGGCTTCACAAGCTCAAACAGTCCAGACACAAGTACCCGTTGAAAATACGCCAGTAGAAGTAGAAGAAGTTAAAGCTGAAGAAAATACTGTTAGCCCAACTGTAAGTGAAAATAGTTCAGTTGAGTTAGTTGATACCGTTTCTGCTGAACCAGAAGTTGTTAGCTCATCAGAACCAAAAGTTGCAGAAGGGCAACCGAAAACTGAGCCGGAATTAAGCTTAAATCCAAATATCGAAACTGCTGAAATTGCTGAGTTTGAAGGTGAAAGCAACATTCTTGATGTACATTTACATGAGCAGCAGCGTTTTGATGACGAAAGTGCGTTAGCAATGGCTGAGCAGATTATCGCATTAAATGTATATCCAAATCCGCGCCGTGCGTTATCGGGTGATAAAGCACTGAAAGTGCTTTTAAAATATGGTCTACGTTACGGTGAAATGTCTTGTTTCCACCGCTATGAAAATACCGATGAGCCAAGTGCACTGATGTTCTCTGTATTGCGTATGACTGATAATGGTCCTGCTGGTTTCGATTTAGAAACTTTATCGACTGAACAAGTTCAAGGCTTAGCATTTTTCCTTGCACTTCCAAACAGCAAAGCTGTTACCGGTTTTGACATGATGACCAGTATTGCAGGCCTTATTGCTCGTGAAATTGATGGTAAGGTTTATGATGAAAATAACCTTGAATTTACGCCACAGTTAAAAGAACATTGGCGCCATCATGTGATTGATTATCGTCCAGCACAGGCAACAGCCTAGTTTAAATTTTTGGTATAGGTTGCGATAATTGCAATATATCTAGTCGCAGCTCAGGGTGGAGAAATTTCCACCCTTTTTTATGGTGAATAAAATAATGGCAATAACTTCCGTGATCGAACAGATGCGTCAGCTTATTCAACTGATTGCAAAGCATAACCATGCCTACTATGTCATGGATCAGCCGACAATCTCGGACAGTGAATATGATCATTTATTTCATCAGTTAAAAGCTTTAGAAGAACAATATCCGGAACTTGTACAAGCCGACTCACCAACAATGAAAGTAGGTGGTCAAGCGCTTTCAAAATTTGAGAGTGTGACGCATGTGGTGCCAATGCTTTCACTTGGTAATGTATTTAACCAAGAAGATTTATTTGCATTTGCACGCCGTGTAGAAGAGCGACTTCCGAACCAGAAAGTACAATATGAAGTTGAGTTAAAACTCGATGGCCTTGCGATTTCAATATGGTATGAAAATGGTGTACTCGTTCGCGGCGTAACCCGTGGGGATGGCGAAACGGGTGAAGACATTACTCAAAACGTTAAAACCATTCGTAACTTACCTAAAGTTCTGCATTCAGAAAAATATGAAATACCTCGTCTACTTGAAGTACGTGGTGAAGTATTGATGCCAAAGTCTGGTTTTGAAAAACTCAATGCTGACCAAGAAGCAAAGGGAGAAAAAACCTTCGCTAACCCTCGAAATGCAGCCGCTGGAAGTTTAAGACAACTTGATCCAAATATTGCTGCTGCTCGACCTTTGGCATTTTATGCGTATGGGATTGCACAGTGTGAACCAAATCATGGCCTAACAACCATGCATGATAGCTTGCAATGGTTAACGGAACTTGGGTTCCAAATTGCTGAGCGTCAGTACTTGTGTAATTCAATTCAAGAAGTACAGCAGCGCTATGAGCAAATTCAGCAAGAACGTCCAAACTTGCAAGTTGAAATTGATGGCATGGTGGTGAAGGTTGATGACCTAAAACAACAACAGCAGCTTGGTTTCTTAAGTCGTGAACCACGCTGGGCAACTGCTTATAAATTCCCGGCACAAGCTGCATTAACTACAGTTGAGCAGATTGACTGGCAAGTAGGGCGTACAGGGACTTTGACCCCTGTAGCACGCTTAAACCCTGTTTTTGTGGGTGGTGTGACTGTTTCTAACGTAACGTTGCATAATATTGGGGAAATTCATCGTCTGGATGTACGCATTGGCGATACGGTAAGTGTATATCGTACGGGTGACGTGATTCCTAAAGTAGAAAAAGTTTGGCCGGAGTTCCGTCCTGCTGAAGCAGAAGTTGTTCATTTACCAGAGTCCTGCCCAGTATGTGCTTCGCCTGTAGTGATGCCTGAAGGTGAGGCTCTCGCACGTTGTTCAGGCGGTTTATATTGTGCCGCACAGCGTATTGAAGCCATTCGTCACTTTGTATCGCGTAAAGCGATGGATATCGAGGGCTTGGGAGATCGTTGGGTAGAATCTTTATTACGTCTCGATTTACTTAAAGATGTTGCTGATATTTACCATTTGCATGAGCACAGAGAAACTCTCTTGGGCATCGAAAAAATGGGAGAAAAGTCAGTACAGAACCTAATAGATGCGATTGAAGCAAGTAAGAAAACAACTCTAGCACGTTTTATTTATGCATTAGGTATTCGTGGAGTAGGTGAAACAACGGCTAGAATGTTAGCAAATACATTTCAGACGCTAGAGGCACTTAAAGCTGCGAATGTAGAAGCTTTAAAGAAAACCCCAGATGTAGGGGATATTACAGCAGAGTGGATTGCTGACTTTTTCTTGGCACCGCATAACATTGAAGTACTCGATCGTTTAATTGCCGCAGGAATTCATTGGGATGCACCAACAGCACCAACGCGTCAACCTTTAAATGGTGAAAGCTGGGTACTTACAGGTACATTAGAACAAATGACCCGTGATCAGGCCACTCAAATGCTACAGGCATTAGGTGCACGAGTAAGTGGGAGTGTTTCTAGCAAAACAAAATGTGTAGTTGCTGGTGAGAAGGCGGGTTCAAAATTAGAAAAAGCTGCGAAGTTAGGTATTCCCGTCATGAATGAAACAGATTTCTTATCACTCATGGCAGGCTATGGGCAAACTTTGAGCTAAAAGTATAGCGAAATAAGAACCATTGATTTTAGTTACAAATTTATAAATTGATGGTTTTTGCTATATTTGAACGCTTGTCTGAGCTTATAAATCGGACAAGCGTTTCTTTTTGCAAAGGAAATTTAAATAACTTAAACTGCAAATGCGTATGTTTCTCATTTTAATTTGATAAAAATCATAAACTTAACTATTTTTTGTTTTGCAATCATTTTTAAGTTTGCCCATAATAGACTCATACGATAGGAGATTTATTATGCGTGGCAATCCAGAAGTCATAGACTATTTAAATATGCTCATTGGCGGAGAGTTGGCTGCCCGTGATCAATATTTAATCCATTCTCGTATGTATGAAGATTGGGGCTTAAACAAGATTTATGAACGTATTGACCATGAGATGCAAGAAGAAGCGTCTCACGCCGATGCGATTATTCGTCGTGTATTATTTTTAGGTGCCAAACCAAACATGCATCGTGAAGATATCAATGTTGGTACAGACGTTGTATCTTGCTTAAAAGCTGATTTAGCACTTGAATATCATGTGCGTGAAAAATTAGCGACAGGTATTAAACTTTGTGAAGAAAAAGGCGACTACATCAGTCGTGACATGTTACGTCAACAATTATCAGATACTGAAGAAGACCATACTTACTGGCTTGAAAAACAGTTGCGTTTAATTGAACTGATTGGCCTGCAAAATTATATCCAGTCTCAAATTTAATGACTTGAAAAACCCAGCCTAGGCTGGGTTTTTTATTGGCTCATTTTAATAAAATGAAGTCACCATTTAAATGTTAATTTTGCCAAATTGAATATATTCAAAGCCTTACTACATAAGGCTTTGGCAGTTACAAAAAAGTCAGAAAATTTGTATCAGACTCCATGTTTTTTTTGTGGAATTGGATATAATTTCGCCAACAAAAACCCTTGCCTAGAAATTTAATGAGGCAAGGGTTTTTCTATGGGGAATCGGTTGGTATGGATCGCCAATGGTTTTATGGTGAGCTTCGCGTATATGTTATTTTCCAAACCTGCTGTTTTAGATACAGCTACTCTCTTAAGTACACAACGATTAGCAACTCGTCTTAGCTTTTTTAGCTTGGGCTTTGCGATATCTGCATGGGCACCACTTATTCCGTATGCTCAGCAACGTTTAAACCTAAATCATGCAAATTTTGGTTTATTGCTGCTTTGTATGGGAATCGGCTCAATGATTGCTATGCCTGCGACTGGGGCATTAGTTAAGCGTTGGGGATGTCGTCCATTAATTGCTGTGGCAACCATACTCTTGATGATATTACTACCAAGTTTAACGATCTGGCATAGTCTTGTATCGATGGCTGTAGCGTTATTCATTTTTGGTACGGCAGCAGGTAGTCTTGGCGTTGCTATCAATTTACAAGCAGTTGTGGTGGAAAAGCACAGCTTACGTGCGCTCATGTCTAGTTTTCATGGTATGTGTAGCCTTGGCGGTTTAATCGGTGCCATGCTTGTCACTGCACTATTAGCAATTGGCCTTTCACCACTCATGAGCACATTGTCTGTAGTCATGGTTTTATTGGTGGTGAGCTTTGTTGCCATTCCATCTGCCTTAACAACATTTGAGCAAGATGAACAAGGTGCAGCGGAAATAACTGACGCGCCTAAAAAATCTTCACGTCCGAATGGTACGATCCTTTTGATTGGGATGATGTGTTTCATTGCCTTTTTGTCAGAAGGTGCGGCAATGGACTGGGGTGGTATTTATTTAACTAGTAAATACCAGCTTAATCCTGCATTTGCTGGGCTGGCTTATACTTTCTTCGCGCTTAGTATGACAAGTGGTCGTTTTGCAGGGCATATCTTGTTAAAACAGTGGGGTGAGAAAACTATTGTGACTTATAGTGCAATTGTTGCTGCTCTTGCTATGGTCACTATTGTGATGGCACCTGTTTGGCAAGTTGTCGTATTGGGTTATGCACTTTTAGGTTTAGGCTGTTCTAATATTGTACCAGTCATGTTCTCTCGTGTTGGACGCCAAAATGATATGCCTAAAGCAGCGGCACTGTCTTTAGTGTCAACGATTGCTTATACAGGTTCATTAAGTGGCCCAGCCTTAATTGGTTTGATTGGCCAGTGGACTAGCCTAACCACCGTCTTATCAGGAGTGGCGGTTTTATTAACCATGATTGCTATACTCAATCGCTTTACTCTTGTGAAGGCAAAGTAATTTAAGCTTGCTTACCAGCCGCGGAACATCGAGAAAAACATCCTCGATGTTCCATAAGCTTAAATTATTATAAGACATGGTAAGTAGGTTGATACTTTTCTTGTAAGGACAACTTAGACTTTGTGAATGTCGGAGAATTTTCTAAATCCTTCAAGAAATTATTTCGCCAATCGCTCAGGTCAGTAGCTGCTAAACCTTCTATTAACTGTTCATAACGATTAATACGTTCAGCTTTTGACATCTCTAGAGCGGTTTTTAAAGAATCCATCATGGCTGCTCTATCTAATGGATCAACAATCAATGCTTGAGTCATTTGTTCAGCAGCACCAGCATATTTAGATAAAATCAGCACACCTGGGTTCTCTGGATCTTGAGCCGCAATATATTCTTTTGCGACCAAATTCATACCATCACGTAATGAGCTAATCCAGCAAATGTCAGAACGACGATAAATATGCATCAAGCTGTCATGTTGAACTGTGTCGAAGCAACAATCGATAGGTCGCCAATCTTCATGAGCAAACTCTTCATTAATCAGCTCTAATTTGGCCTTAAAGCGTTGGTATAAGCGTTGATAGGCTGGAATATCTGTACGTGAAGGAGTTGCAACTTGAAGGTGACGTACCAATCCATGATATTCAGGATTAGTTTCAAGGAAAGTTGCAAATGCATTGAAACGTTCAAGTAAACCTTTTGAATAATCAATCCGGTCAACCCCAATAATTGTTTTTTGACGTGGTATATCTTCAAAGTTAAATACGTATGGTGTATGAAAGGCCTGTTGTGCTTGGCGCTGAATAAGCTCTGGCTGAACACCGATAGGATAGGACTTAATCAAGATTTGACGTTTCTTATAGCTGATTCTGTCGCTTAGTATTTTTTGAGCTTCAAGTAAGCCCATACAAGTTTGCATACAGGTGTTCTGATCGGTTTGAGTTTGTAAACCAATCACATCATATTGGCAAAGATCTTGGACCAACTGTAGTGCAACTGGGATCTTGCGCCAGATATTTAAGCTTGCGAAAGGAATATGCAAAAAGAAACCGATTTTATTTTGCATACCTAATTCACGGCAATGACGAGCTACGCTGAAAAAGTGATAGTCATGCACCCAAATAAGATCATCAGGCTGAGCAATCTGTTGTAATTTTTCAGCAAATAAACGATTGACCTTTTGATAGGTATTATATTCTTCTGCATTATATTCGATCAGGTCATCCCGATCATGCATGGCTGGCCATAATACTTTATTGGCAAAACCACAGTAGTACTGTGCATATTGCTGATGTGTAAGAGGGCAGGTAATGTAGTCGATCCCATGAGAATATGCCTGATCGAATTCAGGCGCTTCAGTATCGGTAATTTGCTGACCATTCCAGCCTAACCAAATGCCGTTACTATCATTTAATGCGTCTTGTACAGCTACTGCAAGGCCACCTGCTGAAGCCTTACCCGATGGCATACTAATTCGATTCGATAACACGATTAATTTAGACATATTTGTTCTCCATTCTGATCTTGACTATTTTTGACGTATAACTTTTTTATTTTTTCTAGGAAGAAAAAAAGAAAATTAGAAACACTATTAATATCTTTTAATCTATATTGAGCTTCTGTTTCACCAGAACCTACTTTAATTGAAGTGCCAAACTGTTGATTAATAAAAGTGAAACCTGATTCGTCCGTTAAATCATCTCCTATAAATATGGGGTGAATTAACGGTAAATTAAGATGATTTAATATTGTTTGTATTGCTTTACCTTTATCTGCCTGTTTAGGTAATAATTCAACGACAAATTTCCCTCTATTTAATTTTAATTGAGGATAAAAATATTTAATCTGTTGCATAATATAAATTGCATTATTTTCTAATTCCGGGTTTTTTCGATAATGTAAAGCAATAGAATTTCCTTTATCCTCAATTAATAAATCGGGATATTTTTCACAAGAATTTATAATATCTTCTTTTAATTTTTGAAAATTAATATCGCTTAAATCCGGGCGAATATAAGTATCAGAATCAAAATAAATATCTAAACCATGTAAGCCCGCTATAGGTAATTCAATAGACTGAAGTAGCTTACTCGCTGTTTCAACATCACGTCCTGTTACAGCAATCACCGGTATATTTAATTCAATAATTTTTTTTATAACTTCTAAGGTGGTATTTGGAATAAAACTATGCTCAGGATGAATTTGAAATGGAGCTAATGTTCCATCAATATCCAGAAATAAACAATAATTTTTATCTGTAGGTAAGGTATTTATAATATCATTGGGTGTAACAAAATATGTATCTTTTTCTCTCCCATCAGATATTATACTTTGACTGTTCATATTTGCCTGCCCATATTTTTTTGATCAATATTTAATCTTCTAACATTAAAATGAATTGATGAGTCATTTTTTTTAATAAAAAAACATAAGTATTAACATTAATTACATTGCATAATGGATTTATGGGTGAAGTGTGGATTATGTTGTTTTTTGATTTGCTTCAATGTTTAGATAATTAAATTTTTGTATATTTCATATAAATATTTTAGGCCTTAT
The window above is part of the Acinetobacter baumannii genome. Proteins encoded here:
- a CDS encoding alpha,alpha-trehalose-phosphate synthase (UDP-forming) yields the protein MSKLIVLSNRISMPSGKASAGGLAVAVQDALNDSNGIWLGWNGQQITDTEAPEFDQAYSHGIDYITCPLTHQQYAQYYCGFANKVLWPAMHDRDDLIEYNAEEYNTYQKVNRLFAEKLQQIAQPDDLIWVHDYHFFSVARHCRELGMQNKIGFFLHIPFASLNIWRKIPVALQLVQDLCQYDVIGLQTQTDQNTCMQTCMGLLEAQKILSDRISYKKRQILIKSYPIGVQPELIQRQAQQAFHTPYVFNFEDIPRQKTIIGVDRIDYSKGLLERFNAFATFLETNPEYHGLVRHLQVATPSRTDIPAYQRLYQRFKAKLELINEEFAHEDWRPIDCCFDTVQHDSLMHIYRRSDICWISSLRDGMNLVAKEYIAAQDPENPGVLILSKYAGAAEQMTQALIVDPLDRAAMMDSLKTALEMSKAERINRYEQLIEGLAATDLSDWRNNFLKDLENSPTFTKSKLSLQEKYQPTYHVL
- a CDS encoding MFS transporter is translated as MLFSKPAVLDTATLLSTQRLATRLSFFSLGFAISAWAPLIPYAQQRLNLNHANFGLLLLCMGIGSMIAMPATGALVKRWGCRPLIAVATILLMILLPSLTIWHSLVSMAVALFIFGTAAGSLGVAINLQAVVVEKHSLRALMSSFHGMCSLGGLIGAMLVTALLAIGLSPLMSTLSVVMVLLVVSFVAIPSALTTFEQDEQGAAEITDAPKKSSRPNGTILLIGMMCFIAFLSEGAAMDWGGIYLTSKYQLNPAFAGLAYTFFALSMTSGRFAGHILLKQWGEKTIVTYSAIVAALAMVTIVMAPVWQVVVLGYALLGLGCSNIVPVMFSRVGRQNDMPKAAALSLVSTIAYTGSLSGPALIGLIGQWTSLTTVLSGVAVLLTMIAILNRFTLVKAK
- the ligA gene encoding NAD-dependent DNA ligase LigA, giving the protein MAITSVIEQMRQLIQLIAKHNHAYYVMDQPTISDSEYDHLFHQLKALEEQYPELVQADSPTMKVGGQALSKFESVTHVVPMLSLGNVFNQEDLFAFARRVEERLPNQKVQYEVELKLDGLAISIWYENGVLVRGVTRGDGETGEDITQNVKTIRNLPKVLHSEKYEIPRLLEVRGEVLMPKSGFEKLNADQEAKGEKTFANPRNAAAGSLRQLDPNIAAARPLAFYAYGIAQCEPNHGLTTMHDSLQWLTELGFQIAERQYLCNSIQEVQQRYEQIQQERPNLQVEIDGMVVKVDDLKQQQQLGFLSREPRWATAYKFPAQAALTTVEQIDWQVGRTGTLTPVARLNPVFVGGVTVSNVTLHNIGEIHRLDVRIGDTVSVYRTGDVIPKVEKVWPEFRPAEAEVVHLPESCPVCASPVVMPEGEALARCSGGLYCAAQRIEAIRHFVSRKAMDIEGLGDRWVESLLRLDLLKDVADIYHLHEHRETLLGIEKMGEKSVQNLIDAIEASKKTTLARFIYALGIRGVGETTARMLANTFQTLEALKAANVEALKKTPDVGDITAEWIADFFLAPHNIEVLDRLIAAGIHWDAPTAPTRQPLNGESWVLTGTLEQMTRDQATQMLQALGARVSGSVSSKTKCVVAGEKAGSKLEKAAKLGIPVMNETDFLSLMAGYGQTLS
- the ftn gene encoding heteropolymeric bacterioferritin subunit Ftn, with translation MRGNPEVIDYLNMLIGGELAARDQYLIHSRMYEDWGLNKIYERIDHEMQEEASHADAIIRRVLFLGAKPNMHREDINVGTDVVSCLKADLALEYHVREKLATGIKLCEEKGDYISRDMLRQQLSDTEEDHTYWLEKQLRLIELIGLQNYIQSQI
- the otsB gene encoding trehalose-phosphatase, with amino-acid sequence MNSQSIISDGREKDTYFVTPNDIINTLPTDKNYCLFLDIDGTLAPFQIHPEHSFIPNTTLEVIKKIIELNIPVIAVTGRDVETASKLLQSIELPIAGLHGLDIYFDSDTYIRPDLSDINFQKLKEDIINSCEKYPDLLIEDKGNSIALHYRKNPELENNAIYIMQQIKYFYPQLKLNRGKFVVELLPKQADKGKAIQTILNHLNLPLIHPIFIGDDLTDESGFTFINQQFGTSIKVGSGETEAQYRLKDINSVSNFLFFFLEKIKKLYVKNSQDQNGEQICLN
- a CDS encoding cell division protein ZipA C-terminal FtsZ-binding domain-containing protein; the encoded protein is MEINTIIGIVVAIIIMLIGLRMILKKPNHAEPSLDSDLHINPESNQPVIPRHVRDQLEQPEVTVASAAVAERVEPTLSEPAQSEEKGTKELEQASQAQTVQTQVPVENTPVEVEEVKAEENTVSPTVSENSSVELVDTVSAEPEVVSSSEPKVAEGQPKTEPELSLNPNIETAEIAEFEGESNILDVHLHEQQRFDDESALAMAEQIIALNVYPNPRRALSGDKALKVLLKYGLRYGEMSCFHRYENTDEPSALMFSVLRMTDNGPAGFDLETLSTEQVQGLAFFLALPNSKAVTGFDMMTSIAGLIAREIDGKVYDENNLEFTPQLKEHWRHHVIDYRPAQATA